From the genome of Solanum dulcamara chromosome 12, daSolDulc1.2, whole genome shotgun sequence:
ataatcatACAAGGTTGATTTGCGAACACGTTGCCAACTGCTTTTCTAgtgtagaaaatattaaatatggCAAGAACGTAACTTCCATTTTTgtattaaatttgtttttatataattttgtcTAAACATGATTATCATACCATaaaaatcattatatattatccAAAATATATTACGTAAActaaaacttaaatattttagaaGTTTATTACCTAacatattttgaatcatcaacataaattaTGATGAGATGATTGAGATCTCTCCATTCTTAATTAATGATTTTGAATTCGTTATTGTCACACTACAACGAAACATGCTTTTTACATACGTTTTTTGAGGAATTTCGCAGCAGCTTACACACCATGTACACGATAGATTTAATCTTTAAAATTATTAGTATTGAACTAATTATCACTGACAAGTGGCAAAGTCTAATtagttgaagaagaaaaaaatgttaaCAAATGATTTAGGTAAAAGATGGAGTAAATTGTATGGCAATATAATCATACTGTTTTActggttaattttttttttggctctaaaagaaaaaaaatgatatatatatatatagtaatctTTCGTTATGTACGAGATTTGGAGAAAGCTCGAATTGCGAGGATTTATTATGCATAGCTTTATTTTACATTACTTTaagaattatttaaatttgtgacttctttataaaaaaaaagcaaTAAGTTTATTAGTTACTCTCAAACTATACCCTCCAAATGGTTACTAATTAACTTTAGATATCAATATCTAGatgtttgaattaattaatagtAATATAATAATGCTAACACTTTTGAACTTGACTTTGAACCATATAACGTTGCTATCAGTGGTGGATTAATTATCTGTGTTAAAACACAGATTCAACTTTTTATATTATGCGACAAATCATCAAGTTGATGTAAAGTGATGCCGGTGGCTGGCTAGCTAGTACTTGACggatttaaagaaaataaaaaaattgattaattttaaattttaaattttaaatatattaaatatataaaatatcatttaattttatgattttaaatatattatatgaaaattgaaattaaaaaattatcaatatatatatatactattccgttcttaattaaaaattttcaaTTCAAGTTTTTAATATgaagttatttttattaagaaatacTTTATTCTTTAATATAGGACCATTCAACATGAATTTTAATTCTTtaagttaaatttaaaattaataatttatacataTCACATAATATGTTTAAAATGGACAGGCTAGTCATGTTAAGGAAGAAAATAGAATTTAGGACATTTCTGCGAATATCTCCAATTTGCTTGACATATAGCAATTCATGCATTTGGGACCATCACAATAAGTTGTATTACGAGATGATaaatatttcttcatttttaatcaaatatgttaaatttaaatGTTTGATATGAAGTCGATTTTGAATAAGAAGAGTAAACCAACAAATATGAATTCAAATCAATCCGACCTCGACAGAAATATCAAATACCaagtgaaaaataataataataaatatatatatatataggaccaTTTGTTGTTGTATCTTGAACCGTGGACTTAAAACCCGACCCGAATAGTGAAGTCGTGATCGATACTTGAGTCAGTGACGCCAGCTATTGGCTAACGTATGACGTCATAGACATTGCGTACGCCACGTGTCAGAATATTGGGGCCTGATGGCTGTTCTACTACAACTACGGTCCACGCTCCTTCCAAATGCGGGGGTGACAAACTgcacaaatatttttattttccccaattaattttttttttcaactaaGTCGAAATCTATTATATGAATTTCACTTTTTCATTTAAGCATTGACTTAAAGGTCCAAATTTGTTTCCATTACTCATTTGGTTTTATGCCGTTAATTAGTCATTTCATATTTGAgtaaaagaagactcaaatgaTTTTAACACGTGAAAAGTAAATATTTGAATGTCTCAATAAGGTGAGGTTAAATATAGTGGGCTCGAGCAGAGTTAAAAGTAGGCCGAAAAAATATCCAAGAGAAGTGATTTATAAGCAGGATATGACCTGAACTTAAGGGCATGACCTTAAATATAAGGATATGAAGGTCGCGAATAAGAATGGTTATAGGTAGTTGAGAGTTATCTTATTACTAGTCTATTCATGTTTTTGGCTGGGTAGAAGTATAGATCTCTATGTCGGTTATAGTATTAacatattcatattatttttgacTTGTAATATCTGATATCATCTGTGGTTTACTATGTTTAGATAACCTCATCATCTGCActacaaaaaattaaaacaattgCAACGGTTTTAATACGTAGATTATTTTTTTCGTGCCTATGTAGTGAACACAACGCTCTATAAAATGAGCTTGGGGATAATTTAGTTTTCCTTTTCTCTCTTTAACTCCCTCTCTATCTACTACTTGTACTACACTTCCGTGTCCATTTACCATCCACTTGGCTCTTTCCCTTTCTttactccaatttttctcttttcctttccATCTTCCTAGAAAAAACCCCACTTCTCCAGTTCCCTAAATAGCCCAAAACCAAgcacaaaaaaaaaggaaaaaaaaagcaaGCAATGGATAAAATGATTAGTGTACATTCAAAAAAGGCAAAGAAACATCCCAAAAACACCAAGAAAAAACCAGTTAAAGTTGTTTATATTTCAAATCCAATGAAGGTCAACACAAGTGCTGAAGAATTCAGATCTTTAGTCCAACAACTCACTGGCCAACACGCGAACTACCCGATAACAGAAACTGTCGGTAGTactgaaagagagaaaaaagaattttattattCAGAGTCGCCACCATCTGGCGATGATCAACAAGTTGTTGAAGGAGATAGTACTACTCATCAACTAGTAGTGAATAATACTCATCATGAAGCAACGATGACCGATAATTCAGATCTATCGTTTGAAGATTATGTCGGAGAAGATTATGTTCCAGAGTTGTTGGAGAATTTGCCTACATATATGTGGTATGACTAAatgaattttattaattttacttTTGTTTAAATCTAGTTATATAACTTCAACAAAAAACGGCCTTGAAGGCAAATGTAAATTACAAATTAGCTATATCTATTGGTGTATGCCTTCATATATATTAACTGTAATATAGt
Proteins encoded in this window:
- the LOC129876413 gene encoding uncharacterized protein LOC129876413 isoform X3 gives rise to the protein MDKMISVHSKKAKKHPKNTKKKPVKVVYISNPMKVNTSAEEFRSLVQQLTGQHANYPITETVGSTEREKKEFYYSESPPSGDDQQVVEGDSTTHQLVVNNTHHEATMTDNSDLSFEDYVGEDYVPELLENLPTYM
- the LOC129876413 gene encoding uncharacterized protein LOC129876413 isoform X2 — translated: MDKMISVHSKKAKKHPKNTKKKPVKVVYISNPMKVNTSAEEFRSLVQQLTGQHANYPITETVGSTEREKKEFYYSESPPSGDDQQVVEGDSTTHQLVVNNTHHEATMTDNSDLSFEDYVGEDYVPELLENLPTYMCCCLT
- the LOC129876413 gene encoding uncharacterized protein LOC129876413 isoform X1 — translated: MDKMISVHSKKAKKHPKNTKKKPVKVVYISNPMKVNTSAEEFRSLVQQLTGQHANYPITETVGSTEREKKEFYYSESPPSGDDQQVVEGDSTTHQLVVNNTHHEATMTDNSDLSFEDYVGEDYVPELLENLPTYMWGALM